A DNA window from Vigna angularis cultivar LongXiaoDou No.4 chromosome 1, ASM1680809v1, whole genome shotgun sequence contains the following coding sequences:
- the LOC108334710 gene encoding NAC domain-containing protein 7: protein MNTFSHVPPGFRFHPTDEELVGYYLRKKVASKRIDLDVIKDVDLYKIEPWDLQELCKIGTDEQSDWYFFSHKDKKYPTGTRTNRATKAGFWKATGRDKAIYSKHCLIGMRKTLVFYKGRAPNGQKSDWIMHEYRLETNENGTPPEEGWVVCRVFKKRMTTMQKVGEYDQSPCWYDEQVSFMQDFESPRRISQPYASYHQHHPCKPELMELQYNNIPHDAFLQLPQLESPKLTHSAPSLSCSSVVPFAYETSNNKNNGSTLQFSSLSQEEQIQYCHQQSQNSLYDNAVDQVTDWRVLDKFVASQLSHNQDVSKETSYSNAPIFQVAEQISVVTNGSKKEQISQEYASTSTSSCQIDLWK, encoded by the exons ATGAACACATTTTCGCATGTACCTCCAGGCTTTCGGTTTCATCCGACCGATGAAGAACTGGTAGGTTACTACCTTAGGAAGAAGGTAGCGTCTAAAAGGATTGATCTAGATGTGATCAAAGATGTAGATCTCTATAAGATTGAACCATGGGATCTCCAAG AGTTATGCAAAATAGGAACAGATGAACAAAGTGACTGGTATTTCTTCAGTCATAAAGATAAGAAATACCCAACTGGAACTCGCACGAATAGAGCTACAAAAGCAGGATTTTGGAAAGCGACGGGAAGAGACAAGGCAATATACTCTAAGCATTGCCTGATTGGCATGAGAAAGACTCTTGTGTTTTACAAAGGAAGAGCCCCAAATGGACAGAAGTCTGATTGGATCATGCATGAGTACAGGCTAGAAACTAATGAAAATGGAACTCCTCCG GAAGAAGGATGGGTTGTGTGTAGAGTGTTCAAGAAGCGAATGACTACAATGCAGAAAGTGGGAGAATATGATCAGTCACCCTGTTGGTACGATGAGCAAGTTTCCTTCATGCAAGATTTTGAATCCCCAAGGCGCATTTCTCAGCCTTATGCATCATACCATCAGCACCACCCATGCAAACCTGAGCTCATGGAATTGCAATACAACAACATACCCCACGATGCATTCCTCCAACTTCCGCAACTTGAAAGCCCCAAACTAACTCACTCAGCACCCAGTTTGAGTTGCAGCTCAGTTGTCCCTTTTGCTTATGAAACCagcaacaacaaaaacaacgGAAGCACCTTGCAGTTCTCATCACTCTCTCAGGAAGAACAGATACAATACTGCCACCAACAAAGTCAAAATTCCCTCTATGATAATGCGGTTGACCAAGTCACAGATTGGCGAGTGCTTGACAAATTTGTTGCTTCTCAGCTTAGTCACAACCAAGATGTTTCCAAGGAGACCAGTTATTCCAATGCACCTATTTTCCAAGTGGCTGAACAAATTTCTGTGGTAACCAATGGATCCAAAAAGGAGCAAATTTCTCAGGAATATGCTTCAACATCTACCTCCAGTTGCCAGATTGACCTGTGGAAGtga